The DNA segment GAGAAGAGTTTGGAATGGAACCGGGAACAGTTACAACAAAGAAAATGTATGCAGCGTTAAAGAAACTTGGTTTTGATGCTGTCTTTGATACAAACTTTGGAGCAGATCTTACAATAATGGAGGAGGCGCACGAGCTTATAGAGAGAATCAAAAATGGAGGAAAACTTCCACTTATAACATCCTGTTCTCCAGGATGGATAAAGTTTATGGAAACATTTTTCCCTGACATAAGTGAACATGTATCCACATGTAAATCACCTCAGCAGATGTTTGGTGCAGTGGTGAAAACATACTATGCGAAGGAAAAAGGTATAGATCCAGCAAAAATTGTCTCTGTGTCTATTATGCCTTGCACTGCAAAGAAGTTTGAAGCAAGAAGACCAGAAATGAGATCCTCTGGTTATCAGGATGTAGATTATGTTTTAACAACAAGGGAACTTGCAAGGATGCTTAAATCAAAAGGAATAGATTTAAAAACTCTCCCAGAGGAGGAACCAAGTGGTGAGCTTGGCATGTATTCTGGTGCTGGAACTATATTTGGCGCAACCGGTGGAGTAATGGAAGCTGCATTAAGAACTGCATACTATATGATAACGGGGAAGAACATGGAAAATCCTGATATAAAGGCAGTTAGAGGTATGGAAGGTATAAAAGAGACAGAGGTTGACATTGATGGTAATAAAGTGAAAGTGGCTGTTGCTCATGGACTTGGGAATGCAAGAAAGTTACTTGAAAAGGTCAGAAAACAGATAGAAACTTTTGGTAAGAGTGAATATACATTTATAGAGATAATGGCGTGTCCCGGTGGATGTGTCGGCGGTGGAGGACAACCATATGGTTCAACCTTTGCAAGAAGAGCAAGAAGAGGAGAAGGTTTATACAAAGAGGATAAGAATTTACCAGTTAGATTTTCCCATGAAAACCCTGCAATAAAGATGATATACGAAAAATTCCTTGAAAAACCCGGATCTCACATTGCCCATAAATTACTCCACACCGCATACAACATAAGGGATCCTATCACAGGAGAAATCATTGAGGAAAGAGCTGCTTCTCATTAAGGGAGGTGAATTATGAGAAACAAAAAAATAATGTTTATAACTTACACCGCTGTTTTCCTTGCACTTGCCGCATTCTTTCCTGCACTTAAACTACCACAATTCATAACAGGTCCTGCTGTTAATTTCTTTCTAATTCTTGCAACATACACCCTTGGAATAGTTGCAGGAGTTGTCATAGGATGCTTAACTCCATGGATCGCTTTTCTCTCTGGTCTTATGCCTGTAGCATTTCTTCCTCCCCTTATAATGGTTGGGAATGGCCTTTATACATTAAGCTTTGGTCTTTTCAAAAAATATGGATGGCCAGGAAAAATTGGTGGTATAATAGTTGGCTCAATTCTAAAGTATCTATTTCTCTCATATGGAGTTAGACATCTTGTAAAAGCACCTCCAAAGCTTGTACTTATGCTTTCGACACCACAGCTTTTTACAGCTCTTGCAGGTGGAGTTCTTGCTTTAATTGTGATAGCAGTATTACCAAAGAATATCTTTCCTGAGGACATGTTAAAAACTAAGTAATAGGAGAAAGAGTAGATTCTATTAAATAAGGGGGTCTTTTGCCCCCTTATTTTTTACATAAAGGTTAAATTATAATAAAATATGGGTGAGGTAATCCTTTTAGGAAAAAGGAGGAAAAATGAGAAGAATAAGGATTCTTATAGCAAAACCAGGTCTTGATGGTCATGATAGAGGTGCAAAGGTTATATCCAGAGCTTTGATGGATGCAGGATACGAGGTTATATACACAGGTATAAGAAGAACACCGGAGGAAATAGTAAACATGGCTATAGAGGAAGATGTGGATGCTCTTGGTCTTTCATGTCTTTCTGGAGCGCATCTTGAATTGTTTACACGGGTTGCAAAACTGTTAAAGGAAAAGGGGAGAGATGATATTCTTCTATTTGGAGGAGGAACAATACCAAAGGAAGATATACCAAAACTATTAAAGGTTGGATTTAAAAAAATATTTCCTCCAGATTCAAGTGTTAAAGAAACAGTGGACTTCTTAAATGAGGAATTTAAAACTCAAAGAGTTGGTTGATGGTGTAAAAAGAGGAGATAAATTTATACTTGGGAAGGCTATAACCCTTGTAGAGAATGAAACAGAGGAAGGGTGGAAACTTCTAAAATACCTGTATGAATTTAGAAACAAAATATTTGTGCTTGGAATCACAGGACCCCTTGGTGTGGGTAAAAGCACATTTATAGACAGGATTATAAGAGGTTTAAGTGAAGAGTTTGGAAAAACTACCCTTCTTCTGTGCGATCCCACAAGTCCGATATCTGGAGGCGCCTTTCTTGGTGATAGATTAAGGATAAAAAATGCTGGAGAGAATATTTTCATTCGTTCCATGGCAACAAGAGGTTTTCTTGGTGGAATCTCTCCTACTCTCCCTTTTATCCTTGACCTCATTTCTTCTTCTCCGTTTAGATTCATAATAGTGGAAACAGCTGGAGTTGGTCAAGGAGAGGTTGGGATAAGCAAGTTCTCCCATCTAACAATAGTTATGCTATCTCCAGGACTTGGTGATGAAATTCAATTACTAAAGGGTGGGCTGATGGAAATTTCAGATATAATTGTAATAACAAAAGGTGATTACAAGGAAGCAGAAAGTTTTTTTAGAGGTGTGAAGTCTGGAGTTTCTCTCTATTTTAAGAAAAAAATCCCTGTTCATCTTGTAAGTTCGTTCAATGGAAAGGGTATAAATGAGGTAGTTGAGAGTGTAATTAATAAAAAAAGAGAAATAGAGGGTGGTAAAGAATATGAAATGCTGGAGGAAAAAAGAAGATTTGAGACTTTTAAGTATCTTATAAGGGAGAGAATAATAAAGAACTTTGTAGAGAGTTTTGAAAAGAATGGAGAAATTGAAGATGTTAAGAGGGGTAAAGTAAATATATATAGAAGAATTGAAGAGATATTAAAAAATTGGATGTAATAAGAGAGTTTGATCCCTGGAAGAGCCCTCTATGTACATGCCCTAAGAAATACTCATTGAATCCTTATACAGGGTGTTCATTTTCATGTATATACTGCTATATAACGGGGTTCATAAAGGATGCATTTAGGGTAAGGGTGAAGAAAAATATAGTAAATCGTGTTAAAAGAGATGTAAAGAGGATGGATAAAAACCTTTTTGTTTCCATGAGCAACTCATCTGATCCCTATCCATACATTGAAAAAAATCTCTTTATAACCAGAGAAATTCTAAAACTATTTAGAGATGAAGAGGTAAGGGTTCTCATCGTTACAAAAAGTGATCTTGTTAAAAGAGACATAGATATATTAAAGGATATGAATGTAGCCGTCTCCATAACAATCACAACTTTTAAAGAGGTATATAAA comes from the Caldisericia bacterium genome and includes:
- a CDS encoding iron hydrogenase small subunit, with protein sequence MVRLTIDGIEVEVPEGTTILQAAEKAGIGIPHLCYHPDLKPSGSCGVCVVEIEGMKVPRRSCSTPVSEGMIVKTDSKKLREIRRTIVELLLSNHNVECPSCPQQGKCELETLANFLGVDTKRFPSILTPKEKDTTSLAIVRDINKCILCQRCVTVCKEVQSVSAISMVNRGIDSYVGTFLDMGLGNSVCVNCGQCVAFCPTGALSEKSEIDEVWDAILDPDKHVVVQEAPSIRVSLGEEFGMEPGTVTTKKMYAALKKLGFDAVFDTNFGADLTIMEEAHELIERIKNGGKLPLITSCSPGWIKFMETFFPDISEHVSTCKSPQQMFGAVVKTYYAKEKGIDPAKIVSVSIMPCTAKKFEARRPEMRSSGYQDVDYVLTTRELARMLKSKGIDLKTLPEEEPSGELGMYSGAGTIFGATGGVMEAALRTAYYMITGKNMENPDIKAVRGMEGIKETEVDIDGNKVKVAVAHGLGNARKLLEKVRKQIETFGKSEYTFIEIMACPGGCVGGGGQPYGSTFARRARRGEGLYKEDKNLPVRFSHENPAIKMIYEKFLEKPGSHIAHKLLHTAYNIRDPITGEIIEERAASH
- a CDS encoding ECF transporter S component, coding for MRNKKIMFITYTAVFLALAAFFPALKLPQFITGPAVNFFLILATYTLGIVAGVVIGCLTPWIAFLSGLMPVAFLPPLIMVGNGLYTLSFGLFKKYGWPGKIGGIIVGSILKYLFLSYGVRHLVKAPPKLVLMLSTPQLFTALAGGVLALIVIAVLPKNIFPEDMLKTK
- a CDS encoding cobalamin B12-binding domain-containing protein, which codes for MRRIRILIAKPGLDGHDRGAKVISRALMDAGYEVIYTGIRRTPEEIVNMAIEEDVDALGLSCLSGAHLELFTRVAKLLKEKGRDDILLFGGGTIPKEDIPKLLKVGFKKIFPPDSSVKETVDFLNEEFKTQRVG
- a CDS encoding radical SAM protein; this translates as MDVIREFDPWKSPLCTCPKKYSLNPYTGCSFSCIYCYITGFIKDAFRVRVKKNIVNRVKRDVKRMDKNLFVSMSNSSDPYPYIEKNLFITREILKLFRDEEVRVLIVTKSDLVKRDIDILKDMNVAVSITITTFKEVYKKIEPFAPSPERRLEAIKTLHENGIPVILRLDPIIPFVNDDRGSIEEVIEKTAPYIKQVITSTFKPRRDSLKRFRENLPDIYLKLRPLYTENFHGSFYLPQKIRLKLISTVKE